Proteins from a genomic interval of Polaribacter sp. Q13:
- a CDS encoding type I phosphomannose isomerase catalytic subunit has product MKAYPIKFEPILKERIWGGEKLINIFKKKSDKLNIGESWEISDVEGDVSVVSNGLLKGQTLKDLIINFKEEFLGYKVYERFGDNFPVLIKFIDAKTPLSIQVHPNNELAKERHNSFGKNEMWYVMDVDKDAELIVGFNQKVDEEKYVKALNNGKVLDILNSEKTEKGDTFYIPTGRVHAIGAGIVLAEIQQTSDVTYRIYDYERTDAAGNQRELHTELALDAIDYNLYNNYKTTYQLKENQSSELVHSPYFKTDIIQLTNQLEKNYEKLDSFVIYMCVEGSFTLECNNELMMVNKGETVLLPASIKAVKLNSEQATLLEVYL; this is encoded by the coding sequence ATGAAAGCATATCCAATTAAATTTGAGCCCATTTTAAAAGAAAGAATTTGGGGAGGAGAAAAATTAATAAACATATTTAAAAAGAAATCAGATAAACTAAATATTGGTGAAAGTTGGGAGATTTCTGATGTAGAAGGAGATGTTTCTGTGGTATCAAATGGACTTTTAAAAGGACAAACATTAAAAGATTTAATAATCAATTTTAAGGAAGAATTTTTAGGGTATAAGGTCTATGAAAGGTTTGGTGATAACTTTCCTGTTTTAATAAAATTTATTGATGCAAAAACGCCATTATCAATTCAGGTTCATCCTAATAACGAGTTGGCTAAAGAGCGTCATAATTCGTTTGGAAAAAACGAAATGTGGTATGTTATGGATGTTGATAAAGATGCCGAATTAATAGTTGGTTTTAATCAAAAGGTAGACGAAGAAAAGTATGTTAAGGCTCTGAATAATGGAAAGGTTTTAGATATTTTAAATTCAGAAAAAACAGAAAAAGGAGATACTTTTTACATTCCTACAGGTAGAGTTCATGCAATTGGCGCAGGTATTGTGTTGGCCGAAATTCAGCAAACATCAGACGTAACCTACAGAATTTATGATTATGAAAGAACTGATGCAGCAGGAAATCAAAGAGAATTACACACTGAGTTAGCTTTAGATGCTATTGATTATAATTTGTACAATAATTACAAAACAACTTATCAATTAAAAGAAAACCAGTCGTCAGAATTGGTCCATTCTCCATATTTTAAAACAGATATTATTCAATTAACAAATCAATTAGAAAAAAACTATGAAAAATTAGATTCATTTGTAATTTATATGTGTGTAGAAGGTTCTTTTACTCTTGAGTGTAATAATGAATTAATGATGGTAAATAAAGGTGAAACTGTTTTGTTACCGGCTTCAATTAAGGCCGTAAAATTAAATTCTGAACAAGCAACCCTATTAGAGGTTTATCTATAA
- a CDS encoding glycoside hydrolase family 2 protein, translating to MMFYKSYRYLILIIATCFFTSCDNSPNFISKEIKTNWQFKAVKDTLWLKASIPSSIHTNLIANKIIEDPFYRLNEHDLQWIDKKDWEYKTVFTVDETLFDKEKIAFNFKGLDTYANIYLNDSLILKTDNMFVGYKVNAKKYLKIGKNSLNIIFDSPIKIGLLKREALGYQLPNAVNDQSENGGLGKKQVAVFSRKAGYHFGWDWGPRLVTSGIWQEIQLNAWNTATINDVYVLQQNLSKESAQLNTKIEIETTRAITTQIYIKIDEKQYLEKEIELKKGVNKIEIPIKINNPEFWWTNGLGNQKLYKIDVQLKEGTKLLASNSHKIGLKTLKVIQQKDSVGESFYFKLNGHAVFMKGANYIPQDVFLDRVTTKDYEKVIKNMVDANYNMIRVWGGGIYENDIFYDLCDKNGILVWQDFMFACAMYPGDTSFLENVKKEAKYNVKRLRSHTSIALWCGNNENFVAWKNWGWIDQIKNSQGQETVDVIWKGYQDVFHKILPEVVAELDSDTFYWASSPTSAKGEDATLTSGDYHYWRVWGNQESILTYNEAIPRFMSEYGFQSFPDFQSVEKYTEEQDWSIYSEVMQSHQRSNIGNKNIEMYMESWYKKPKDFKSFLYVSQLLQSKAMQIAIEAHRRNMPYCMGSLYWQINDCWPVASWSTIDYYGNWKAAHYHVKDLYKPIKTMFFKNDKKLEVHIVSDKLKDKNAVLRIKLFNFKGEILDQVEKNITIKSNTSAIYFDVNKTGFTNLNNNSNNTFLVAELVAENDVVFDETIFYLEKPNQLELSKPTIKYSVLGSNKNGVEIEISTNTLVKNINLKSSVKGHFSNNYFDVLPNKRYYIKFDSETEINIEQFTKELKITSLFDTY from the coding sequence ATGATGTTTTATAAAAGTTATAGGTATTTAATACTGATAATAGCAACGTGTTTTTTTACATCTTGTGATAATTCTCCTAATTTTATTTCAAAAGAAATAAAAACTAACTGGCAATTTAAAGCAGTAAAAGACACACTTTGGTTAAAAGCGAGTATACCAAGTTCTATTCACACAAACTTAATTGCGAATAAAATTATAGAAGATCCATTTTATCGATTAAATGAGCATGATCTACAATGGATTGACAAAAAAGATTGGGAATATAAAACTGTTTTTACTGTTGATGAAACTCTTTTTGATAAAGAAAAAATAGCATTCAATTTTAAAGGATTAGATACTTATGCAAATATTTATTTAAACGATTCACTTATTTTAAAGACCGATAATATGTTTGTTGGTTATAAAGTGAATGCCAAAAAATATTTAAAAATTGGCAAAAATAGTTTGAATATTATTTTTGATTCACCAATAAAAATAGGTTTACTAAAAAGAGAAGCATTAGGCTATCAATTGCCGAATGCTGTAAATGACCAATCAGAAAATGGAGGATTAGGTAAAAAACAAGTAGCGGTTTTTAGTAGAAAAGCAGGCTATCATTTTGGTTGGGATTGGGGACCAAGATTGGTTACTTCTGGTATTTGGCAAGAGATTCAATTAAATGCATGGAACACCGCAACTATAAATGATGTGTATGTGCTACAACAAAATTTATCTAAAGAAAGTGCACAGTTAAATACTAAAATAGAAATTGAGACTACAAGAGCTATAACTACTCAAATTTATATTAAGATCGATGAAAAGCAATATTTAGAAAAGGAAATTGAACTTAAAAAAGGAGTCAATAAAATTGAAATTCCTATAAAAATTAATAACCCAGAATTTTGGTGGACGAATGGTTTAGGGAATCAAAAACTTTATAAAATAGATGTTCAACTAAAAGAAGGAACTAAATTATTAGCTTCTAATTCTCATAAAATAGGATTAAAAACATTAAAAGTAATTCAACAAAAAGACAGTGTTGGAGAAAGTTTTTACTTTAAATTAAATGGACATGCCGTTTTTATGAAAGGTGCTAATTATATTCCTCAAGATGTTTTTTTAGACAGAGTTACCACAAAGGATTACGAAAAAGTTATAAAAAATATGGTTGATGCCAATTATAATATGATTCGTGTTTGGGGTGGAGGTATTTATGAGAATGATATTTTTTATGACTTATGTGATAAAAACGGAATCTTAGTTTGGCAAGACTTTATGTTTGCTTGTGCAATGTATCCTGGAGATACATCTTTTTTAGAAAACGTAAAAAAAGAAGCAAAATACAATGTTAAAAGGTTAAGAAGTCATACAAGTATTGCACTGTGGTGTGGTAATAATGAAAATTTTGTGGCATGGAAAAATTGGGGTTGGATAGATCAAATAAAGAATAGTCAAGGACAAGAAACTGTAGATGTTATTTGGAAAGGATATCAAGATGTATTTCACAAAATCTTACCAGAAGTAGTTGCTGAATTAGATAGTGATACTTTTTATTGGGCTTCTTCACCAACATCTGCAAAAGGAGAAGATGCAACGTTAACTTCTGGAGATTATCATTATTGGAGAGTTTGGGGAAATCAGGAATCTATTTTAACGTATAACGAAGCAATTCCCCGTTTTATGTCGGAATATGGTTTTCAATCTTTTCCAGATTTTCAATCGGTAGAAAAATATACAGAAGAACAAGATTGGAGTATTTATTCTGAGGTAATGCAATCTCATCAACGTTCAAATATAGGTAACAAGAACATAGAAATGTATATGGAATCTTGGTATAAAAAACCGAAAGATTTTAAATCATTTTTGTACGTAAGTCAGTTATTACAAAGCAAAGCGATGCAAATTGCTATTGAGGCTCATAGAAGAAATATGCCTTATTGTATGGGGAGTTTATATTGGCAAATTAACGATTGTTGGCCAGTTGCTTCTTGGTCTACAATAGATTATTATGGGAATTGGAAAGCAGCACATTACCATGTAAAAGACCTGTATAAACCCATAAAAACAATGTTTTTTAAGAATGATAAAAAACTTGAAGTACATATTGTTTCAGATAAATTAAAAGATAAGAACGCTGTATTAAGAATAAAATTATTCAATTTTAAAGGTGAAATTTTAGATCAAGTTGAAAAAAACATTACTATAAAATCAAATACAAGTGCTATTTATTTTGATGTAAATAAAACTGGTTTTACCAACCTAAATAATAATAGTAATAACACTTTTTTAGTTGCAGAATTGGTTGCTGAAAATGATGTTGTTTTTGATGAAACCATCTTCTATTTAGAAAAACCAAATCAATTAGAATTATCGAAACCTACAATAAAGTATTCGGTTTTAGGGAGTAATAAAAATGGAGTGGAAATAGAAATTTCTACAAACACGTTAGTAAAAAACATCAACTTAAAAAGTAGTGTAAAAGGTCATTTTTCTAATAATTATTTTGATGTTTTACCGAATAAAAGATACTACATAAAGTTTGATTCTGAAACAGAAATCAACATAGAACAGTTTACAAAAGAATTAAAAATCACATCACTTTTTGATACTTATTAA
- a CDS encoding sodium:solute symporter, translated as MEYNLGIIDITVLVVYFIFIVWFGLKSSKKGSDSTSDYFLAGRNMTWPVIGFSLFAASISSTTLIGKSGDAYSTGIAVFNYDLISVLVMVFFAMFFLPFYIKSGIFTIPEFLEKRFDKRSRYYFSFITLMGSTFLDAAGALYAASLLMKLVFPEMSIMELSVIFAVVVAAYTIPGGLSAAIKVDLIQGILLLVGTFILTFLAMNNGGLDYLKNLLLEGDSMMKLIRPMDDSSVPWLGMIVGIPILGFYFWGNNQVLVQRVLTAKSIDHGRKGILLVGFLTVSLIFIIIFPAVIGKHLFPDLPKNDMVYPKLVIELMPTGLLGLMLAAMVAALTSTLSALLNSVATLFTMDFYTKFKKEPSQKEQVYVGKIVSVVVLILAVLWVPFVSKFDSLLKYYQEMLTYIAPPVVAVFFLGVFWRRINRHGAFWGLMGGALAAITTIVAKVAFDYELLGDIHFLLKVPFYFMFSAVIIIVVSLFTKPDDPSQIDELIWTKKIYQEESKELIGVPFYKNFRVWSLILIGFCFLVLYMYQ; from the coding sequence ATGGAATATAATTTAGGAATTATAGATATAACAGTACTAGTTGTGTACTTTATATTTATTGTATGGTTTGGACTTAAATCTTCTAAAAAAGGAAGTGATTCTACAAGCGATTATTTTCTTGCAGGTCGAAATATGACGTGGCCAGTTATTGGTTTTTCTTTATTCGCTGCAAGTATTTCTAGCACAACTTTAATTGGTAAAAGTGGTGATGCTTATTCTACAGGAATTGCCGTTTTTAACTACGATTTAATTTCGGTATTGGTTATGGTGTTTTTTGCAATGTTTTTCTTACCATTTTATATAAAATCTGGAATTTTTACGATTCCTGAGTTTTTAGAAAAAAGATTTGATAAACGTTCTCGGTATTATTTTTCATTTATAACCTTAATGGGGTCAACGTTTTTAGATGCTGCAGGTGCTTTGTATGCAGCTTCCTTGTTAATGAAGTTGGTTTTTCCAGAGATGTCTATCATGGAGTTATCCGTTATATTTGCTGTCGTTGTTGCAGCTTATACAATTCCAGGTGGTTTATCTGCGGCCATAAAAGTCGATTTAATTCAAGGGATATTATTATTGGTAGGAACTTTTATTTTAACATTTTTAGCCATGAATAATGGTGGATTAGATTATTTAAAGAACCTACTTTTAGAAGGAGATTCTATGATGAAATTAATCCGTCCTATGGATGATTCGTCCGTACCTTGGTTGGGTATGATAGTCGGTATTCCCATATTAGGATTTTATTTCTGGGGAAATAATCAAGTATTGGTGCAGCGTGTACTTACGGCAAAATCGATAGATCATGGTAGAAAAGGGATTCTTTTAGTTGGTTTTTTAACAGTGTCATTAATCTTCATTATTATATTTCCCGCGGTTATAGGTAAGCACTTATTTCCAGATTTACCTAAAAACGATATGGTGTATCCTAAATTGGTTATAGAATTGATGCCAACAGGATTATTAGGTCTTATGTTAGCTGCAATGGTAGCCGCATTAACGTCTACTTTAAGTGCATTATTAAATTCTGTAGCAACATTATTTACAATGGATTTTTACACGAAATTTAAAAAAGAACCATCTCAAAAAGAACAAGTATATGTTGGTAAAATTGTATCTGTAGTTGTTTTAATTTTAGCAGTATTATGGGTGCCTTTTGTATCTAAATTTGATTCTTTATTAAAATATTATCAAGAAATGCTAACCTATATTGCACCTCCAGTTGTAGCAGTATTCTTTTTAGGAGTCTTTTGGAGACGTATTAATAGACATGGTGCTTTTTGGGGATTAATGGGAGGTGCTTTAGCAGCTATTACCACAATTGTAGCTAAAGTAGCATTCGATTATGAACTTTTAGGAGATATTCATTTTTTACTTAAAGTACCATTTTATTTTATGTTTAGTGCCGTAATTATCATTGTAGTAAGTTTATTTACCAAACCAGATGATCCTTCTCAAATAGATGAATTAATTTGGACCAAAAAGATTTACCAAGAAGAATCTAAGGAACTTATTGGCGTTCCTTTTTATAAAAACTTTAGAGTTTGGTCTTTAATATTGATAGGTTTCTGTTTTTTGGTATTGTATATGTATCAATAG
- a CDS encoding cellulase family glycosylhydrolase, producing MNNRVKFCVLLVLISFFGCNTTPENIVKIYSDQIISSNFIGNGVQWSAYPHADSENAEWGNLMTAEKWDMNFKRLDFMKPKLFRVMDQANWRYLVGFDKEDNPILSFDNPEVKAVEKILDYAQQNNISVLFGEWGTPYKVHDKKEGFSDKFTGANDPKWINCIVEYLDYLIIEKGYTCIKYYNLINEPNGDWASTKGDFNEWKEGVVLLSKAIKEKGLDTFITVAGPDAVHRYNNPNSTYSGIGWIEQSAKQLTEEIGIYEVHDYAKPSMVKSGEFQVFNEKAAKIPKALNKQIIFGEIGLGKSNATNQERAKNDPFASKDSQMMVYDYSYGIYMADAAIQIMNAGYSGAAAWALDDAMHTLDDIGNKNELKRWGMWNSLGTEICNNPEDENIRPWFYSWSLLCRYFPTGSSIIKTDETKIAGIRLTAATYKDDITVALINNSDIPNKITLDLSTSKTLRKYVYTAQDRKTDKNNFPVPVATNIICKDFLNIELPANSFLLLTTIKY from the coding sequence ATGAATAACAGGGTAAAGTTTTGTGTATTACTTGTTTTAATAAGTTTTTTTGGTTGTAATACAACACCAGAAAACATCGTTAAAATATATTCAGATCAAATAATTTCTTCCAATTTTATTGGTAATGGAGTACAATGGTCTGCATATCCTCATGCCGATTCAGAAAATGCAGAATGGGGTAATCTAATGACTGCAGAAAAATGGGACATGAATTTTAAAAGATTAGACTTTATGAAACCTAAACTGTTTAGAGTAATGGACCAGGCTAATTGGCGGTATTTAGTTGGCTTTGATAAAGAGGACAATCCTATTTTAAGTTTTGATAATCCAGAAGTTAAGGCAGTAGAAAAAATACTAGATTATGCACAGCAGAATAATATTTCTGTCCTTTTTGGAGAATGGGGAACTCCATACAAGGTTCATGACAAAAAGGAGGGGTTTTCGGATAAGTTTACAGGAGCAAATGATCCAAAATGGATTAACTGTATTGTTGAATATTTAGATTATTTAATAATAGAAAAAGGATACACATGTATTAAATATTACAATTTAATAAATGAACCAAATGGAGATTGGGCATCCACAAAAGGAGATTTTAATGAATGGAAAGAAGGTGTTGTATTACTTTCTAAAGCGATAAAAGAAAAAGGATTAGATACATTTATTACTGTTGCCGGACCAGATGCTGTACATCGTTATAATAATCCTAATTCTACTTATTCGGGTATTGGCTGGATAGAGCAATCTGCAAAACAATTAACTGAAGAGATAGGTATTTATGAGGTGCATGACTATGCAAAACCATCAATGGTTAAAAGTGGCGAATTTCAGGTTTTTAATGAGAAAGCAGCTAAAATCCCTAAAGCGTTAAACAAGCAAATTATTTTTGGAGAAATAGGGTTGGGGAAAAGCAATGCTACAAATCAAGAAAGAGCAAAAAACGATCCGTTTGCAAGTAAAGATAGTCAGATGATGGTGTATGATTATAGTTATGGCATTTATATGGCAGATGCTGCAATACAAATTATGAATGCTGGTTATTCTGGTGCAGCAGCTTGGGCTTTGGATGATGCAATGCATACTTTAGATGATATTGGGAATAAAAATGAATTGAAAAGATGGGGAATGTGGAATAGTTTAGGAACCGAAATTTGTAACAATCCAGAAGACGAAAATATAAGGCCTTGGTTTTATTCTTGGTCTTTATTATGTCGTTATTTTCCTACAGGAAGCTCAATAATAAAAACGGATGAAACAAAAATAGCAGGAATCCGTTTAACTGCGGCTACTTATAAAGATGATATTACCGTTGCACTTATAAATAATTCAGACATTCCTAATAAAATAACATTAGATCTTTCAACTTCGAAAACACTACGCAAGTATGTTTATACAGCTCAAGATAGAAAAACTGATAAAAATAATTTTCCTGTTCCGGTTGCAACAAATATAATCTGTAAAGATTTTTTAAATATAGAATTACCAGCAAATAGCTTTTTATTACTTACAACCATAAAATATTAA
- a CDS encoding cellulase family glycosylhydrolase has protein sequence MIKKVIVFLLLITSTFLLSGCSSKIKPKTADITVTFNKKNTVNTPFIGHGVQWSAYPHADSKDAEWGFLMTDEKWNELYKRIDFVKPHIIRVMDVSTWRYYKGLDKKGEPILDFNTQEIKSLYKLLDYCQKRKIKVLFGEWGAPGLWNLDESIPEIERADDPRWTNMIVKYLEHLIIEKGYTCIQYYNLVNEPNGYWASTDGDWEQWKAGYIQLDKALKTAGLDKYVSLSGPDAVTQWDHPKHPKKAHDWVYSTVNELDTITGLYDFHIYADQDLIRTGNFIPYLEPFTSEINKTNKPLILGELGMKYSGDLKEENTRRGKADPFAGPDDSSMFVYDYFYGVDMADAAIQSMLAGVGGAIAWDLDDAMHTVGDLGEKNQLKKWGMWNILTEEFGDLEVDKKPRPWSYSWTLLCNLFPPESKIYKPAYSVVNDSIRAVASTYKNTFSAAIVNQSKNSKIISLSSEMFSKDKILYLYEYSEHNRPVNSDGFPIITKSINLDLQEDIIVEVKGNSVVFLSTILIK, from the coding sequence ATGATTAAAAAAGTGATTGTATTTTTATTATTGATAACATCCACTTTTTTATTAAGTGGGTGTTCTTCTAAAATAAAACCTAAAACTGCAGATATTACAGTAACATTTAATAAAAAAAACACTGTAAATACACCTTTTATAGGTCATGGTGTGCAATGGTCAGCTTATCCACATGCTGATTCTAAAGACGCAGAATGGGGTTTTTTAATGACTGATGAAAAGTGGAATGAACTTTATAAACGTATAGATTTTGTAAAACCACATATTATTAGAGTCATGGATGTTTCTACATGGCGTTATTACAAAGGTCTAGATAAAAAAGGGGAACCTATTTTAGATTTTAATACACAAGAAATAAAAAGTCTTTATAAGCTTTTAGATTATTGTCAAAAAAGAAAGATTAAGGTTCTTTTTGGAGAATGGGGAGCACCAGGTTTATGGAATTTAGATGAATCTATTCCAGAAATAGAAAGAGCAGACGATCCACGTTGGACGAATATGATTGTTAAATATTTAGAACATTTAATAATCGAAAAAGGCTATACCTGTATTCAATATTATAATTTGGTAAATGAACCAAACGGATATTGGGCATCAACCGATGGCGATTGGGAGCAATGGAAAGCTGGATATATTCAGTTAGACAAAGCTTTAAAAACAGCTGGTTTAGATAAATATGTATCACTTTCCGGGCCAGATGCTGTAACACAATGGGATCATCCAAAACATCCGAAAAAAGCACACGATTGGGTATATTCTACCGTAAACGAGCTTGATACTATTACAGGTTTATATGATTTTCATATTTATGCAGATCAAGATTTAATTAGAACTGGAAATTTTATTCCGTATTTAGAACCCTTTACTTCAGAAATAAATAAAACGAATAAACCTTTGATTTTAGGGGAATTAGGAATGAAATATAGTGGCGATTTAAAAGAAGAAAATACACGTCGAGGAAAAGCAGATCCGTTTGCAGGGCCAGATGACTCTTCTATGTTTGTATATGACTATTTTTACGGAGTAGATATGGCAGATGCAGCAATTCAAAGTATGTTGGCAGGTGTTGGTGGTGCTATTGCTTGGGATTTAGATGATGCTATGCATACCGTAGGTGATTTAGGTGAAAAAAATCAATTAAAAAAATGGGGGATGTGGAATATTTTAACCGAAGAATTTGGGGATTTGGAGGTGGATAAAAAACCACGTCCCTGGTCGTATTCTTGGACATTACTTTGCAATTTGTTTCCGCCAGAATCTAAAATTTACAAGCCAGCTTATTCCGTTGTAAATGATAGTATTCGTGCAGTTGCATCAACATATAAAAATACATTTAGTGCTGCAATTGTAAATCAGTCTAAAAACTCAAAAATAATTAGTTTGTCTTCAGAAATGTTTTCAAAAGATAAAATACTTTATTTGTATGAATATTCAGAACACAATAGACCTGTTAATTCTGATGGTTTTCCAATAATTACAAAGAGCATAAATTTAGATTTACAAGAAGATATTATTGTTGAGGTTAAAGGCAATAGTGTGGTGTTTCTAAGTACAATTTTAATTAAATAA
- a CDS encoding cellulase family glycosylhydrolase, producing the protein MNKFIINFLLIFISSGFVACSENNTELPKPSGDLIIKNETTVSTNFIGNGAQWGGFDIIESWTGKDDFTDADWAKLKERIDFMHPPFIRIMISAGWNYLDDGNIYNPAKANKAFHRMMQYCTDNQITVMFGEWGHVFLNGDKNQIDYKWMDYTVDYLDYLIKEKGYTCIKYYNMINEPNGDWSTTKGDYNLWKTVTSEFLTRMETAGVDQLVKLAGPDLAVFGDANDTDWVAKAESDFGNQMALYDIHSYATKSFVNGNNYLSVLKAYKNAIPAGKQIVVGEIGLKYYDSDIELQKENERRIAADPYASKDSNMFVYDGFYGVDVSDAIVQTMMAGFSGALIWDMDDAMYNETGSKSGVDSNKLKRWGFWNILGEEAFDSSSDEEIRPFFYPVSLLCRYFPQGSDIIEIELPNKKGLKAIAARKGDQYTVAIVNSNYVSYTNLSLFADKNFVFDNVSKYQYTSKFDGGFVGETDTKGFPVPNENNVLVALDGTYKMDIPGQSVTIFTNMI; encoded by the coding sequence ATGAATAAATTTATAATAAATTTTTTATTAATCTTTATTTCTTCGGGTTTTGTAGCGTGTTCAGAAAATAATACTGAATTACCAAAACCATCAGGAGATTTAATTATAAAAAATGAAACAACAGTTTCAACCAATTTTATTGGTAATGGAGCACAATGGGGTGGTTTCGATATAATAGAAAGTTGGACAGGCAAAGATGATTTTACGGATGCAGATTGGGCTAAGCTTAAAGAACGAATAGATTTTATGCATCCTCCATTCATCAGAATTATGATTAGTGCAGGATGGAATTATCTAGACGATGGAAATATATATAACCCAGCAAAAGCTAATAAAGCATTTCATAGAATGATGCAATATTGTACAGATAACCAAATAACAGTAATGTTTGGTGAGTGGGGACATGTTTTCTTAAATGGCGATAAAAATCAAATTGATTATAAATGGATGGATTATACCGTAGATTATCTAGATTATTTAATTAAAGAGAAAGGATATACCTGTATTAAATATTACAATATGATTAATGAACCTAATGGAGATTGGTCTACAACTAAAGGAGATTATAACCTATGGAAAACCGTTACTTCAGAATTCCTTACAAGAATGGAAACAGCAGGAGTAGATCAGTTAGTTAAGTTAGCAGGTCCAGATTTAGCTGTTTTTGGTGATGCAAATGATACCGATTGGGTAGCAAAAGCAGAAAGTGATTTTGGCAATCAAATGGCACTGTATGATATTCATTCTTACGCAACAAAAAGTTTTGTAAATGGTAATAATTATTTAAGTGTTCTTAAAGCTTATAAAAATGCAATTCCTGCAGGTAAACAAATAGTAGTTGGAGAAATCGGGCTAAAATATTATGACAGTGATATAGAGTTGCAGAAAGAAAATGAAAGAAGAATAGCGGCAGATCCATATGCTTCTAAAGATAGTAATATGTTTGTGTACGATGGCTTTTATGGGGTTGATGTGAGCGATGCTATTGTACAGACTATGATGGCAGGGTTTTCTGGTGCTCTAATTTGGGATATGGATGATGCAATGTATAATGAGACAGGTTCAAAAAGTGGTGTAGATTCTAACAAATTGAAGAGATGGGGATTTTGGAATATTTTGGGTGAAGAGGCTTTCGATAGCAGTTCAGACGAAGAAATAAGACCATTTTTCTATCCTGTATCACTGCTTTGTAGATACTTTCCTCAAGGATCTGATATTATAGAAATAGAGCTTCCAAACAAAAAAGGGCTAAAGGCAATTGCAGCAAGAAAAGGAGATCAATATACAGTTGCTATTGTAAATTCAAACTATGTAAGTTATACTAACCTATCTCTTTTTGCGGATAAAAATTTTGTTTTTGATAATGTTTCTAAATATCAATATACTTCTAAGTTTGATGGAGGTTTTGTAGGTGAAACAGATACAAAAGGATTTCCTGTTCCAAATGAAAATAATGTTTTAGTAGCGTTAGATGGAACTTACAAAATGGATATTCCTGGTCAGTCAGTTACCATTTTTACAAATATGATTTAA
- a CDS encoding glycosidase: MNIIEKNKTGLLRLKKHEKNPIFSPNPDNYWENIVVCNPGVWYENGKFSMLYRAAGDDKEHFIRFGLAESTDGVNFTRVSDKPVFSPSIDGPDMGGVEDPRIAKFGDEFYVTYAYRPFPPGQYWKFAHDVILLPESGEDTPLVYKNNVANSGLAISKDLKTFKRLGRITTANLDDRDVILFPEKINGKFAMLHRPKEWIGKKYGTEKPAIWIRFTDDLMVWEEESTLLISGINGTWEEKVGGSTPPLKTKEGWLVIYHGVENGGLGYYRAGAALLDLDDPTKVIGRLKNWIMEPEHDYEIEGYYKGCVFPTGNVIIEDTLHVYYGAADKYIGLATCSVNELLQALKASND, encoded by the coding sequence ATGAATATTATTGAAAAAAATAAAACAGGATTATTACGTCTAAAAAAGCACGAAAAAAATCCTATTTTTAGTCCAAATCCAGATAATTACTGGGAAAACATAGTAGTTTGTAACCCTGGAGTTTGGTATGAAAACGGAAAATTTTCTATGTTATATAGGGCGGCCGGAGATGATAAAGAACATTTTATTAGATTCGGATTAGCAGAGAGTACAGATGGTGTTAATTTTACAAGAGTTTCGGATAAACCTGTATTTTCACCAAGTATAGATGGTCCAGATATGGGAGGTGTAGAAGATCCTAGGATAGCAAAGTTTGGAGATGAATTTTACGTTACTTATGCGTATAGACCATTTCCTCCAGGACAATATTGGAAATTTGCACATGATGTAATTTTATTACCAGAATCAGGAGAAGATACACCGTTGGTTTATAAAAATAATGTAGCAAATTCTGGTTTAGCTATCTCAAAAGATTTGAAAACTTTTAAACGATTAGGTCGTATTACAACAGCTAATTTAGATGATAGAGATGTTATTCTTTTTCCAGAGAAAATCAATGGAAAATTTGCCATGCTGCACAGACCAAAAGAATGGATTGGCAAAAAATATGGTACGGAAAAACCAGCAATTTGGATTCGTTTTACAGATGATTTAATGGTTTGGGAAGAAGAAAGTACTCTTTTAATTTCTGGTATAAACGGCACTTGGGAAGAAAAAGTAGGCGGTAGTACTCCGCCTTTAAAAACAAAAGAGGGTTGGTTAGTAATTTATCACGGAGTAGAAAATGGAGGTTTAGGGTATTATAGAGCAGGAGCAGCTTTATTAGATTTAGATGATCCAACAAAAGTAATTGGGCGTTTAAAAAACTGGATTATGGAACCAGAACATGACTATGAAATAGAAGGATATTACAAAGGATGTGTTTTTCCAACAGGTAATGTAATTATAGAGGATACATTACACGTGTATTATGGTGCAGCTGATAAATATATTGGTTTAGCAACATGTAGTGTAAATGAATTATTACAAGCATTAAAAGCATCTAATGATTAA